The following proteins are co-located in the Molothrus ater isolate BHLD 08-10-18 breed brown headed cowbird chromosome 29, BPBGC_Mater_1.1, whole genome shotgun sequence genome:
- the LIX1L gene encoding LIX1-like protein isoform X1 has protein sequence MPHFLSSSPPFPFFHAPFPSFLPSFLPSFLPSFLPSFLPSFLPSFLPSFLPSFLPHSLFLISMPLFPSFSLRPQFLLSMPHFLPCSPLSPCPFSFFPRPFSLSPCPFSLSPRLLRAVNVVEALQEFWQMKQSRGAELRNGALVLYEMVPAASPPYVCYVTLPGGSCFGSFQFCPTKAEARRSAAKIALMNSVFNEHPSRRITDDFIEKSVSEALASFNGNREEADNPNTGIGAFRFMLESNKGKSMLEFQELMTVFQLLHWNGSLKAMRERQCSRQEVLAHYSHRALDDDIRNQMALDWVNREQNIPGALSRELAATERELDEARLAGKELRFHKEKKDILLLAAGQLGSAHSSGC, from the exons aTGCCccacttcctttcttcctcacccccttttccctttttccatgccccgtttccttccttccttccttccttccttccttccttccttccttccttccttccttccttccttccttccttccttccttccttccttccttccttccttccttccttccttccccattctcttttccttatttccatGCCCCTattcccttccttctctctgcgTCCCCAATTCCTTCTTTCCATGCCCCATTTCCTTCCATGCTCACCCCTTTCTCCTtgccccttttccttcttcccacgccccttttccctctctccatgccccttttccctctccccgCGCCTCCTGCGGGCAGTGAACGTGGTGGAGGCGCTGCAGGAGTTCTGGCAGATGAAGCAATCCCGCGGGGCCGAGCTGCGCAACGGAGCCCTGGTTCTCTACGAGATGGTGCCGGCCGCCAGCCCCCCCTACGTCTGCTATGTCACCCTGCCCGGGGGCAGCTGCTTCGGCAGCTTCCAG ttCTGCCCCACCAAGGCCGAGGCGCGCCGGAGCGCGGCCAAGATCGCGCTGATGAACTCCGTGTTCAACGAGCACCCCTCGCGCCGCATCACCGACGACTTCATCGAGAAGAGCGTCTCTGAGGCCCTGGCGTCCTTCAAC GGCAACCGAGAAGAGGCTGACAATCCCAACACCGGGATCGGCGCCTTCCGCTTCATGCTGGAGTCCAACAAGGGCAAATCCATGCTGGAATTCCAG gagctgatgacagttttccagctgctgcactggaaTGGGAGCCTGAAGGCCATGAGGGAGCGCCAGTGCTCGCGCCAG GAAGTCCTGGCTCACTACTCCCACCGTGCTCTGGACGATGACATCCGAAACCAGATGGCCCTGGACTGGGTGAACCGGGAGCAGAACATTCCAGGAGCCCTTTCCCGGGAGCTGGCGGCCACCGAGCGCGAGCTGGACGAGGCCCGGCTGGCCGGGAAGGAGCTGAGGTTCcacaaggagaagaaggacatcctgctgctggcagctggtcagctgggctcagcacacTCCTCTGGTTGCtga
- the LIX1L gene encoding LIX1-like protein isoform X2 — protein sequence MEAVRAQRLQPGVGTGPRGARPGLTGAPAGLGPTPAAGSGLGPGLGLPPPPPPLGLQGPPAPPGPGAGAVPGPPAVLREAVEAVVRSFAKHTQGYGRVNVVEALQEFWQMKQSRGAELRNGALVLYEMVPAASPPYVCYVTLPGGSCFGSFQFCPTKAEARRSAAKIALMNSVFNEHPSRRITDDFIEKSVSEALASFNGNREEADNPNTGIGAFRFMLESNKGKSMLEFQELMTVFQLLHWNGSLKAMRERQCSRQEVLAHYSHRALDDDIRNQMALDWVNREQNIPGALSRELAATERELDEARLAGKELRFHKEKKDILLLAAGQLGSAHSSGC from the exons ATGGAGGCGGTGCGGGCTCAGCGGCTGCAGCCCGGGGTGGGCACCGGGCCCCGCGGGGCTCGGCCCGGCCTCACCGGGGCCCCCGCGGGGCTCGGCCCGACACCGGCAGCGGGATCAGGGCTGggcccggggctggggctgccgccgccgccgcccccgctgGGCCTGCAGGGCCCTCCCGCGCCCCCCGGAccgggggccggggccgtgcccgggCCGCCCGCGGTGCTGAGGGAGGCGGTGGAGGCCGTGGTGCGGAGCTTCGCCAAGCACACGCAGGGCTACGGCCGGG TGAACGTGGTGGAGGCGCTGCAGGAGTTCTGGCAGATGAAGCAATCCCGCGGGGCCGAGCTGCGCAACGGAGCCCTGGTTCTCTACGAGATGGTGCCGGCCGCCAGCCCCCCCTACGTCTGCTATGTCACCCTGCCCGGGGGCAGCTGCTTCGGCAGCTTCCAG ttCTGCCCCACCAAGGCCGAGGCGCGCCGGAGCGCGGCCAAGATCGCGCTGATGAACTCCGTGTTCAACGAGCACCCCTCGCGCCGCATCACCGACGACTTCATCGAGAAGAGCGTCTCTGAGGCCCTGGCGTCCTTCAAC GGCAACCGAGAAGAGGCTGACAATCCCAACACCGGGATCGGCGCCTTCCGCTTCATGCTGGAGTCCAACAAGGGCAAATCCATGCTGGAATTCCAG gagctgatgacagttttccagctgctgcactggaaTGGGAGCCTGAAGGCCATGAGGGAGCGCCAGTGCTCGCGCCAG GAAGTCCTGGCTCACTACTCCCACCGTGCTCTGGACGATGACATCCGAAACCAGATGGCCCTGGACTGGGTGAACCGGGAGCAGAACATTCCAGGAGCCCTTTCCCGGGAGCTGGCGGCCACCGAGCGCGAGCTGGACGAGGCCCGGCTGGCCGGGAAGGAGCTGAGGTTCcacaaggagaagaaggacatcctgctgctggcagctggtcagctgggctcagcacacTCCTCTGGTTGCtga